One Nocardia iowensis DNA window includes the following coding sequences:
- a CDS encoding dioxygenase: protein MTTSPASPTAAGSGTNATAAFRASVTRSGPAPADRQRVSTVVQALVDAVRGVIRDHEITYPEFRTAEQWLMDLGEAGEWPLFLDVFVEHEVEKIAERTQHGTKGTIQGPYYLPGQKRLPATATLPQRDDEKGDTLVLTGQVRALDGTPLGGAEVDIWQADADGYYSGFAPHIPDGNLRGVITTDEQGRFEITTVRPAPYRIPTDGPTGALLTAAGWHPWRPAHLHLMVCATGYRQITTQLYFQGGDWLDSDVASATKDELILAPVRLGDGLLRARYDFDLEPV, encoded by the coding sequence ATGACCACCTCCCCAGCGTCACCCACTGCCGCCGGATCCGGCACGAACGCCACTGCCGCCTTCCGCGCCAGCGTCACCCGGAGCGGTCCTGCCCCCGCCGACCGACAGCGTGTCAGCACCGTCGTGCAAGCCCTCGTCGACGCCGTCCGGGGTGTGATCCGCGACCACGAGATCACTTACCCGGAGTTCCGGACCGCCGAGCAATGGCTGATGGACCTCGGCGAGGCCGGAGAATGGCCGCTGTTCCTCGATGTGTTCGTCGAGCACGAGGTCGAGAAGATTGCCGAACGCACACAGCACGGCACCAAGGGCACCATCCAGGGTCCCTACTACCTGCCCGGCCAGAAACGCCTGCCCGCGACGGCTACCCTCCCGCAGCGTGACGACGAGAAGGGCGACACCCTCGTCCTCACCGGCCAGGTCCGCGCCCTCGACGGAACCCCGCTCGGCGGCGCCGAAGTGGACATCTGGCAGGCCGACGCCGACGGTTACTATTCCGGCTTCGCCCCGCACATTCCCGACGGAAACCTCCGTGGCGTGATCACCACCGACGAGCAGGGCCGGTTCGAGATCACCACCGTCCGGCCCGCGCCGTACCGGATCCCCACGGACGGCCCCACCGGCGCACTCCTCACCGCCGCGGGCTGGCATCCCTGGCGCCCGGCCCATCTGCACCTGATGGTCTGCGCTACCGGATACCGGCAGATCACCACCCAGCTGTACTTCCAGGGTGGCGACTGGCTCGACTCCGATGTCGCGAGCGCCACCAAGGACGAGCTCATCCTCGCCCCTGTTCGTCTCGGCGACGGCCTGTTGCGCGCCAGATACGACTTCGACCTCGAACCCGTCTGA
- a CDS encoding non-ribosomal peptide synthetase, whose product MFGLSPSQEIVWLHEQMLPSSRAYNFTATLDLWGQLDEQALCAALTGVLDRHPGLRLELVPQDSAGTAPRQRVSEQCVPRIRSVDLSGTDDPETAFEELLRAEAEEPLDTFEAPLLRWCLARLGENHHRLIHVEHHLVHDGRSFAIVLRDLFILYRARVLGVDAELPIPGSYERYVAAMSDPRLRARDVESLAYWKNVLRDAAFDLPLPGLARLGVQRRHAGGQFRQAIGADLAERLRANSRDRGHTPFATLLTLFGELLRRHSGRSDLVVGTAVGNRPDGFEETVGMFVNTIPLRLHLDPVAAAGETVDEVTDTLLRALPHQQLPVQELTRSLGLHTHGADNPLFSVMFSAHDAVLPEIEVPGLEVTLFEGFNTGTTRFDLDLVLLPDDRRTVGLRHGAPGMTLVWDYDRDLFTENNVRLLSGRFLDLLRAYLLAPDAPLAALAAPVLPPTDTAPVEVRPDEVLDPLRRHDPARTAVVDGGRTLTYGELDRGVEALADRLRAAGVTSGAPVAAVLGRGTDTLVTLLACLRMGAVYCPCSPDDPPARLAALLQRLDPALVLTTREGALALPAEGLPVALVGESGWPTARSARLIEGAAYVIHTSGSTGVPKPVVVGRRALAHHVTAVAGRFGLTAEDRVLLFAKPSFDVALEEMLPPLLVGASLIAPRREVPTAPELVAVLAARRVTVANLPTSYLLAARAEVCEALRDGRWSPRLIVLGGERLPVEALREVLDTTDAIVLNAYGLTEATITSTVHEVDRTETALAEVPLGTELPGVRVHVLDAGTYPLPTGAVGELAVQGVGLAEGYLADEAATAARFVTVEALNGERVYLTGDLGYRDESGLLRFLGRRDNQIKLRGYRIEPEEIEAAASAELGGLSCAVVLDTESSTGPRLVGFVERTEVDDRALHAALTRRLPTALVPGHWVCLEPIPMLPGGKPDRRALAALAAAQEEPAQVSDTDAVSDPQVKLIAEGWREVLGHDRFTASSHFFQVGGHSLLAAQLAAWLEPRLGGRPPMRVLFQNPILADQARAVRGTSVIVPETSASEVTA is encoded by the coding sequence ATGTTCGGACTCTCTCCCTCACAGGAGATCGTGTGGCTACACGAGCAGATGCTGCCCAGTAGCCGCGCATACAACTTCACTGCCACCCTCGATCTGTGGGGGCAACTCGACGAGCAGGCACTGTGTGCCGCGTTGACCGGTGTTCTCGACCGCCACCCGGGGCTGCGGCTGGAGCTCGTACCGCAGGATTCGGCCGGGACGGCTCCCCGGCAGCGCGTGAGCGAGCAGTGCGTCCCTCGTATCCGCAGCGTCGACCTGTCCGGGACGGACGATCCGGAAACCGCTTTCGAGGAACTCCTGCGCGCCGAGGCCGAGGAGCCGCTGGACACCTTCGAGGCTCCGCTCCTGCGCTGGTGCCTGGCGCGGCTCGGCGAGAACCACCACAGGCTGATCCACGTCGAGCACCATCTCGTCCACGACGGGCGCTCGTTCGCGATCGTGTTGCGCGACCTGTTCATCCTCTACCGGGCGCGGGTGCTCGGCGTGGACGCCGAGCTGCCCATCCCGGGCTCGTACGAGCGGTACGTGGCGGCGATGTCCGATCCGCGGCTCCGAGCGCGCGACGTGGAATCGCTGGCTTACTGGAAGAACGTCCTGCGCGATGCCGCGTTCGATCTGCCGCTGCCCGGGCTGGCCCGGCTGGGAGTGCAGCGACGCCATGCCGGCGGGCAGTTTCGCCAGGCGATCGGGGCCGATCTCGCGGAGCGGCTGCGTGCCAACAGCCGCGACCGCGGGCACACGCCTTTCGCCACGCTGCTCACCCTGTTCGGCGAATTGCTGCGCCGCCACAGCGGCCGCAGCGATCTCGTGGTCGGCACGGCCGTGGGCAATCGACCGGACGGCTTCGAGGAGACGGTCGGGATGTTCGTCAACACCATCCCGCTGCGGCTGCATCTCGATCCGGTGGCGGCGGCCGGCGAGACGGTCGACGAGGTGACCGACACGCTGCTGCGCGCCCTCCCCCATCAGCAGCTGCCGGTCCAGGAGCTCACCCGGTCCCTGGGCCTGCACACCCACGGCGCGGACAATCCGCTGTTCTCGGTGATGTTCAGCGCCCACGACGCGGTGCTGCCGGAAATCGAGGTGCCCGGCCTGGAGGTGACGCTGTTCGAGGGATTCAACACCGGCACAACCCGTTTCGACCTCGACCTGGTGCTGCTACCCGACGACCGCCGCACGGTCGGGCTCCGCCACGGCGCGCCCGGGATGACCCTGGTATGGGACTACGACCGCGACCTGTTCACCGAGAACAATGTGCGGCTGCTCTCGGGCCGCTTCCTCGACCTCCTGCGCGCGTATCTCCTCGCTCCCGACGCACCACTGGCCGCTCTCGCTGCTCCGGTCCTGCCGCCCACCGACACTGCACCGGTCGAGGTGCGGCCGGACGAGGTGCTCGACCCGCTCCGCCGTCACGACCCTGCCCGGACCGCGGTAGTCGACGGCGGGCGGACACTCACCTACGGGGAGCTGGATCGCGGAGTCGAGGCGCTGGCGGACCGGTTGCGCGCGGCCGGTGTGACGTCGGGTGCGCCGGTGGCAGCCGTGCTGGGGCGCGGCACGGACACACTCGTGACGCTGCTCGCCTGTCTACGGATGGGCGCGGTGTACTGTCCGTGCTCGCCCGATGACCCGCCCGCGCGATTGGCGGCGCTGCTGCAACGTCTCGACCCGGCGCTGGTGCTCACCACTCGGGAGGGTGCGCTCGCCCTGCCCGCCGAGGGACTGCCGGTCGCGCTGGTGGGCGAATCCGGTTGGCCCACAGCACGATCGGCGCGGTTGATCGAGGGGGCGGCGTATGTCATCCACACCTCAGGTTCGACGGGGGTGCCCAAACCTGTGGTCGTTGGCCGCCGCGCATTGGCCCACCACGTCACCGCTGTGGCCGGACGGTTCGGACTGACGGCCGAGGATCGGGTGCTGCTGTTCGCGAAGCCGTCGTTCGATGTGGCCCTGGAGGAGATGCTGCCGCCGCTGCTGGTCGGGGCGAGCCTGATCGCTCCCCGGCGGGAGGTACCGACGGCTCCCGAACTGGTCGCCGTGCTCGCCGCCCGCCGCGTCACCGTCGCCAATCTGCCGACAAGTTATCTGCTGGCGGCGCGTGCCGAGGTGTGCGAGGCGCTGCGCGATGGGCGCTGGTCACCGCGACTGATCGTGCTCGGCGGGGAGCGGCTGCCGGTCGAGGCGCTGCGGGAGGTGCTCGACACGACCGACGCCATCGTTCTCAATGCGTACGGCCTGACCGAGGCGACGATCACGTCGACCGTGCACGAAGTGGACCGCACGGAGACCGCACTCGCGGAGGTGCCGCTGGGGACCGAGCTGCCGGGCGTGCGCGTCCACGTTCTGGATGCCGGGACGTATCCGCTGCCGACGGGTGCCGTGGGCGAATTAGCCGTCCAGGGTGTGGGATTGGCCGAGGGGTATCTGGCGGACGAGGCGGCCACGGCCGCCCGTTTCGTGACCGTGGAGGCGCTGAACGGCGAACGCGTCTATCTCACAGGCGATCTCGGTTATCGTGACGAGTCGGGCCTGCTTCGTTTCCTGGGTCGCCGGGACAATCAGATCAAGCTGCGCGGCTACCGCATCGAACCGGAGGAGATCGAGGCCGCCGCCTCGGCAGAGCTCGGTGGTCTCTCCTGTGCAGTCGTCCTCGACACGGAGAGTTCGACCGGACCTCGGTTGGTCGGGTTCGTCGAGAGAACCGAGGTGGACGACCGGGCCCTGCATGCGGCGCTGACGCGGCGGTTGCCGACGGCACTGGTGCCGGGGCACTGGGTGTGCCTGGAACCCATACCGATGTTGCCCGGCGGCAAGCCGGACCGCCGGGCGCTGGCCGCACTGGCCGCGGCGCAGGAAGAACCGGCGCAAGTATCCGATACCGACGCGGTCTCGGATCCGCAGGTGAAGCTGATTGCCGAGGGCTGGCGCGAGGTGCTCGGGCACGACCGGTTCACGGCGTCGTCGCATTTCTTCCAGGTGGGCGGGCATTCGCTGCTCGCCGCCCAGCTCGCGGCCTGGCTGGAACCCCGTCTCGGGGGGCGGCCGCCGATGCGGGTGCTGTTTCAGAATCCGATCCTCGCCGACCAGGCTCGTGCGGTGCGAGGAACCTCGGTGATCGTGCCCGAGACGAGCGCCAGCGAGGTGACGGCGTGA
- a CDS encoding MFS transporter: protein MIRSEVDKLNIAREHQRRFTFRSIAYRRPLRHRDFRLLLGGAAVSQVGAHVTLVALPLVAVVYLEASAFEVGLLTAAETAAFLLIGLPAGAWVDRMRRLPILIRADLVRAAVMVSVPLATVAGRLTMVQLYVVALTTGVATVFFDVAHQSYLPRLLPRDQLVAGNGALETARSAAQVAGPGLGGWLVQVLGAPLTILANALGYLASALFLRGIRTREPQPEPTPGLSLRSQVAEGIAFVARHRILRMIAMATAVANFFTAMLVSVQTVFLVRVLELPPAALGLLLSAAAVGGLGGALFAGAAARMVGQARVIWLSTVVTGPFALLWPLAGHGAVAGWFALGSGVVFFGAVVYNVAQVSFRQLLCPDELLGRVNATLRFMVWGTMPLGALAGGAIAGAAGPRTAVWVCAVGMLAVPVPLLLSPLRRLRDLPDPAADADRSMQSSRRTSSSL, encoded by the coding sequence GTGATACGCAGCGAAGTTGACAAGTTGAACATCGCCCGCGAGCATCAACGCAGGTTCACATTTCGGTCGATTGCCTATCGCAGGCCGTTGCGCCACCGCGACTTTCGGCTGTTACTCGGCGGAGCTGCGGTGAGTCAGGTCGGCGCGCACGTGACCCTGGTGGCGCTACCGCTGGTCGCCGTGGTCTACCTGGAGGCGTCCGCTTTCGAGGTGGGCCTGCTGACCGCCGCAGAGACCGCCGCGTTCCTGCTGATCGGGCTTCCCGCCGGAGCGTGGGTGGATCGGATGCGGCGGCTGCCGATCCTCATCCGGGCGGATCTGGTGCGCGCGGCGGTGATGGTCAGCGTTCCGCTGGCGACCGTGGCCGGGAGGCTCACCATGGTGCAGCTATACGTGGTAGCACTGACTACCGGTGTCGCGACGGTGTTCTTCGATGTCGCGCATCAGAGCTATCTGCCGCGTCTGCTGCCGCGGGACCAATTGGTCGCGGGCAATGGGGCTTTGGAGACGGCACGGTCGGCGGCCCAGGTGGCCGGGCCCGGACTGGGTGGCTGGCTGGTGCAGGTGTTGGGAGCGCCGCTGACGATCCTGGCGAACGCGCTCGGCTACCTGGCGTCGGCACTGTTCCTGCGAGGTATCCGCACGCGCGAGCCGCAACCGGAACCTACGCCGGGCCTCTCATTGCGCAGCCAGGTGGCCGAGGGTATCGCCTTCGTTGCGCGGCACCGGATCCTGCGCATGATCGCCATGGCGACAGCGGTGGCGAACTTCTTCACGGCTATGTTGGTCTCGGTCCAGACGGTTTTCCTCGTCCGCGTCCTCGAATTGCCTCCTGCCGCTTTGGGATTGCTGCTTTCGGCGGCGGCGGTGGGTGGACTCGGCGGTGCGCTGTTCGCCGGGGCGGCAGCCCGGATGGTCGGGCAGGCCAGGGTCATCTGGCTGTCGACGGTTGTCACGGGCCCGTTCGCGCTGCTGTGGCCGCTGGCCGGGCACGGCGCGGTGGCCGGTTGGTTCGCGCTCGGTTCGGGTGTCGTCTTCTTCGGTGCGGTGGTCTACAACGTGGCTCAGGTCAGCTTCCGCCAATTGTTGTGTCCCGATGAGCTGCTGGGGCGCGTCAACGCCACACTGCGCTTCATGGTCTGGGGCACGATGCCGCTCGGCGCGCTGGCCGGAGGTGCCATCGCGGGAGCGGCCGGGCCGCGCACGGCCGTCTGGGTGTGCGCGGTCGGAATGCTCGCCGTGCCCGTGCCTTTGCTGCTTTCCCCGTTACGTCGACTGCGGGATCTTCCCGATCCGGCTGCCGATGCGGACCGGTCGATGCAGTCTTCGAGACGGACGTCCTCATCGCTATGA
- a CDS encoding DUF418 domain-containing protein, which translates to MQIAAAKRAGVSANARLIRRCAALMVIGLAHAFLLWTGDILTLYAALCLILIALKNLQPRTALVTGAVLYVLWSVLVTIPSDQGAGIAAIASLFDVERMHEGYTGSFGDTFANQVWLAPKFIALIWFKSVPTLGMFLVGLAAGKRELFDDRDLLRRWAPRVLVGGMAIGLPVSAVTFAGAMAWLTLPSFWAGVQDLVNPLMTFAYIAGALCLTQSSRAAALMGRLAPAGRMAATNYIFQSLVLMVIYTGYGFALVDKVPPAAVIGIGLLTYAVQLVLSAWWLHYHRYGPVEWLLRAATYLSIPGWRRTPKTLPAHNERTAQNPDDTSGR; encoded by the coding sequence CTCTTGTGGACCGGTGACATCCTCACGCTCTACGCAGCCCTGTGTTTGATTCTGATCGCATTGAAGAATCTGCAGCCCCGCACGGCGCTCGTCACCGGTGCGGTTTTGTATGTGCTGTGGTCCGTGTTGGTGACAATCCCGAGCGACCAGGGCGCCGGAATCGCCGCGATAGCGAGTCTCTTCGATGTCGAGCGGATGCACGAGGGTTACACGGGCTCGTTCGGGGACACCTTCGCCAACCAGGTGTGGCTGGCGCCGAAGTTCATAGCACTGATCTGGTTCAAGAGCGTGCCAACTCTCGGGATGTTCCTGGTCGGGTTGGCTGCCGGCAAGCGGGAACTGTTCGACGATCGGGACCTCCTGCGGCGTTGGGCGCCTAGGGTATTGGTCGGCGGCATGGCGATCGGTTTGCCTGTCTCGGCAGTAACCTTCGCAGGCGCGATGGCGTGGCTCACGCTGCCGTCCTTCTGGGCCGGTGTGCAGGACCTCGTCAATCCGCTGATGACCTTTGCCTATATCGCGGGCGCTCTCTGCCTCACCCAGTCCTCCCGCGCTGCCGCACTGATGGGCCGTTTGGCGCCTGCCGGCCGGATGGCGGCTACGAACTACATCTTCCAATCGTTGGTGCTCATGGTGATCTACACCGGTTACGGTTTCGCGTTGGTCGACAAGGTGCCGCCTGCGGCGGTGATCGGGATCGGGCTGCTCACCTATGCCGTCCAGTTGGTGTTGAGCGCGTGGTGGTTGCACTACCACAGGTACGGTCCCGTGGAATGGTTGCTGCGCGCCGCCACCTATCTGTCCATCCCAGGGTGGCGACGCACTCCGAAAACACTTCCGGCGCATAATGAACGGACTGCCCAAAATCCTGACGACACGAGCGGTCGGTGA